From the genome of Macrobrachium nipponense isolate FS-2020 chromosome 29, ASM1510439v2, whole genome shotgun sequence, one region includes:
- the LOC135206235 gene encoding solute carrier family 49 member 4 homolog isoform X1, whose amino-acid sequence MEAAEESSPLLATKDESPQSSSGSVTVHPVIPSSYQNGDSEDTVDGSGSSYREVSKREEEVPGQNINRAYPSRFWILGVFSFIAFFQCLQWNTWGPISESVDAAFSGWKSSTVAMMANWGTITFVLFITPMCWLMNEKGLRTGVFACAIMIAAGTVLRVLALTTNSNEVFTISCHLCAILVGTAGTLVMAAPPMIAAEWFPPKERTTATAIGQAFNQLGNAGSYLEPIFVRSPADGTPEEIRGDIKVLMYAYAGIAAAVLLAVFFYYPSKPPTPPSLSSSVERLQFWDSIKKILRNRDVIIVTLAYGISVGIPSSWIAVFNYSLQAMNIHQDEATWIGLAVVIVSSTSALVSGRLTDLVYGHLRVSLIIIMLANLGCFYWFYLITYGSITVVKWQIYFTSIAAFSLNFATCPLFFELAVESAYPCPEILVGGLLTGMNNFVGLLFLFLFFIPNIGYSWVTYVLLATSSLSIIPVILVREDYTRSTMDRFKGHQPAYKSILQKDPLVQKVRQLTSIKIE is encoded by the exons ATGGAGGCTGCTGAAG aatCATCACCTTTACTTGCTACCAAAGATGAATCACCTCAAAGTAGCTCAggaagtgtcactgttcatccaGTCATACCATCCTCCTATCAAAATGGTGATAGTGAAGATACAGTTGATGGGTCAGGTTCCTCTTATAGAGAAGTATCCAAAAGGGAGGAAGAGGTCCCCGGACAGAATATCAACAGAGCTTATCCAAGTCGCTTCTGGATTTTAGGAGTATTCTCCTTCATAGCATTTTTTCAG TGCCTGCAGTGGAATACATGGGGTCCAATCAGTGAGAGTGTAGATGCAGCCTTCAGTGGGTGGAAGTCTAGCACAGTTGCAATGATGGCCAATTGGGGTACAATAACCTTTGTCTTATTCATTACGCCTATGTGTTGGCTTATGAATGAAAAGGGACTTCGAACAGGGGTCTTTGCTTGTGCCATCATGATTGCTGCAGGGACAGTTCTCAGGGTTTTGGCTCTCACTACAAACTCTAATGAAGTTTTCACAAT ATCTTGTCACCTTTGTGCAATACTTGTTGGTACTGCTGGCACATTGGTGATGGCCGCACCGCCTATGATAGCAGCGGAGTGGTTCCCCCCCAAGGAACGCACAACAGCAACTG CAATAGGTCAAGCTTTTAATCAGCTGGGAAATGCTGGAAGTTACCTTGAACCAATCTTTGTACGATCGCCAGCAGATGGTACTCCAGAAGAGATCAGGGGAGATATTAAAGTACTTATGTATGCTT ATGCTGGCATAGCAGCGGCAGTATTGTTGGCAGTGTTCTTCTATTATCCATCCAAACCACCCACACCACCTTCTTTGTCATCTTCAGTTGAGAGACTTCAGTTTTGGGatagcattaaaaaaatattaag GAATCGTGATGTCATAATCGTAACATTGGCTTATGGTATCTCCGTAGGGATTCCATCATCTTGGATTGCAGTTTTCAACTATTCTCTCCAGGCTATGAATATTCATCAG GATGAAGCAACGTGGATTGGACTTGCAGTGGTCATCGTTTCAAGCACCAGTGCACTGGTATCTGGGCGTTTGACGGATCTTGTTTATGGTCATCTTCGAGTatcattgataataattatgtTAGCAAATTTGGGCTGCTTTTACTGGTTTTACCTGATTACATATGGTTCAATCACAGTAGTGAAAT GGCAGATATATTTTACCTCAATAGCTGCGTTTTCACTTAATTTTGCAACGTGTCCACTGTTCTTTGAGTTAGCTGTTGAGAGTGCCTACCCATGCCCTGAGATCCTTGTTGGTGGACTCCTTACTGGAATGAATAACTTTGTTGGCCTTCTATTTCTGTTCCttttcttcattccaaatatag GTTATAGTTGGGTGACATACGTATTACTAGCAACAAGCTCACTTTCAATTATTCCAGTTATCTTGGTTCGAGAAGATTACACAAGATCAACAATGGATCGTTTCAAAGGTCATCAACCGGCTTACAAATCCATTTTACAAAAGGACCCACTGGTTCAAAAAGTCAGACAACTTACTTCAattaaaattgaataa
- the LOC135206235 gene encoding solute carrier family 49 member 4 homolog isoform X2: MEAAEESSPLLATKDESPQSSSGSVTVHPVIPSSYQNGDSEDTVDGSGSSYREVSKREEEVPGQNINRAYPSRFWILGVFSFIAFFQCLQWNTWGPISESVDAAFSGWKSSTVAMMANWGTITFVLFITPMCWLMNEKGLRTGVFACAIMIAAGTVLRVLALTTNSNEVFTISCHLCAILVGTAGTLVMAAPPMIAAEWFPPKERTTATAIGQAFNQLGNAGSYLEPIFVRSPADGTPEEIRGDIKVLMYAYAGIAAAVLLAVFFYYPSKPPTPPSLSSSVERLQFWDSIKKILRNRDVIIVTLAYGISVGIPSSWIAVFNYSLQAMNIHQDEATWIGLAVVIVSSTSALVSGRLTDLVYGHLRVSLIIIMLANLGCFYWFYLITYGSITVVKWQIYFTSIAAFSLNFATCPLFFELAVESAYPCPEILVGGLLTGMNNFVGLLFLFLFFIPNIGYSWVTYILLSTSSLSVILIVIIREDYSRSNMDRGTGFQSSYQPI, translated from the exons ATGGAGGCTGCTGAAG aatCATCACCTTTACTTGCTACCAAAGATGAATCACCTCAAAGTAGCTCAggaagtgtcactgttcatccaGTCATACCATCCTCCTATCAAAATGGTGATAGTGAAGATACAGTTGATGGGTCAGGTTCCTCTTATAGAGAAGTATCCAAAAGGGAGGAAGAGGTCCCCGGACAGAATATCAACAGAGCTTATCCAAGTCGCTTCTGGATTTTAGGAGTATTCTCCTTCATAGCATTTTTTCAG TGCCTGCAGTGGAATACATGGGGTCCAATCAGTGAGAGTGTAGATGCAGCCTTCAGTGGGTGGAAGTCTAGCACAGTTGCAATGATGGCCAATTGGGGTACAATAACCTTTGTCTTATTCATTACGCCTATGTGTTGGCTTATGAATGAAAAGGGACTTCGAACAGGGGTCTTTGCTTGTGCCATCATGATTGCTGCAGGGACAGTTCTCAGGGTTTTGGCTCTCACTACAAACTCTAATGAAGTTTTCACAAT ATCTTGTCACCTTTGTGCAATACTTGTTGGTACTGCTGGCACATTGGTGATGGCCGCACCGCCTATGATAGCAGCGGAGTGGTTCCCCCCCAAGGAACGCACAACAGCAACTG CAATAGGTCAAGCTTTTAATCAGCTGGGAAATGCTGGAAGTTACCTTGAACCAATCTTTGTACGATCGCCAGCAGATGGTACTCCAGAAGAGATCAGGGGAGATATTAAAGTACTTATGTATGCTT ATGCTGGCATAGCAGCGGCAGTATTGTTGGCAGTGTTCTTCTATTATCCATCCAAACCACCCACACCACCTTCTTTGTCATCTTCAGTTGAGAGACTTCAGTTTTGGGatagcattaaaaaaatattaag GAATCGTGATGTCATAATCGTAACATTGGCTTATGGTATCTCCGTAGGGATTCCATCATCTTGGATTGCAGTTTTCAACTATTCTCTCCAGGCTATGAATATTCATCAG GATGAAGCAACGTGGATTGGACTTGCAGTGGTCATCGTTTCAAGCACCAGTGCACTGGTATCTGGGCGTTTGACGGATCTTGTTTATGGTCATCTTCGAGTatcattgataataattatgtTAGCAAATTTGGGCTGCTTTTACTGGTTTTACCTGATTACATATGGTTCAATCACAGTAGTGAAAT GGCAGATATATTTTACCTCAATAGCTGCGTTTTCACTTAATTTTGCAACGTGTCCACTGTTCTTTGAGTTAGCTGTTGAGAGTGCCTACCCATGCCCTGAGATCCTTGTTGGTGGACTCCTTACTGGAATGAATAACTTTGTTGGCCTTCTATTTCTGTTCCttttcttcattccaaatatag GTTATAGTTGGGTGACATACATATTACTATCAACTAGCTCACTGTCAGTTATTCTCATTGTTATTATAAGAGAAGATTACTCAAGATCAAATATGGACCGTGGCACAGGTTTCCAGTCATCTTACCAGCCCATTTGA